Within the Halorhabdus rudnickae genome, the region GACGTACATACTGAAGTCGAGCTGGCTGTAATCCGGTGGCTGCAGGAACCCCTCGTACTCCGTGAGCGAGATCAAGAAGTTCCAGATGATCCCACCGTAGACGGCGAGCCCCATAAGTAATAGCGGGAGCGCCCAAAACGGCGAGGATCGTAGGAAGTCACTCTTCCAGAACTGGCGTAACCGCTGTTGCCATCCGTAGCCTGCGGCTGTGGAACCAGTGTCCGCTACCGCATCCTGTGTGCGTGACATGATTGAAATGTTCGGAAATACGGCGCGACAGCGTTACTGTGAAACCGCGTCAGTGAGCGCGGACGCGGTCGCTTCGACATCGAATGGGCCCATGAAGTTGTTCCCGATTGCAGTCATCGCCGCGTCCATCCGTTCGGGCGGCAGCGCGAGCCCGTGGGCGATCGCCGGCGGGAACTTCTCTTTGTTGGCCAAGTGTTCGGAGTTCAACGCGAGGAAGTCCGTCAGCCGACTCGTGTCGATGTCAGTCCGGAGCGGGATGCAGCCTTTCAGATTACCGAACGCGACTTGGGCGTCTTTCGTACCGACGAACTTCGCCCAGGTCTGCTGTTTGACGGGCGTCTCAGTGTCACGCGCGAACGTGAACGCGTCGATGTGGAGCTGGTACATGTCCTCCGTGCCGGGGTAGGCCATCCAGTCCCAGTCGGTCTGGTACTCGACACCGCTGTCCTCGGCGCGGTACATGCCGTAGGCCCAGTTGCCCTGCTGAATACAGCCCGCGTTACCCTCCATCATCTGCTGGTTGCCCTCGGTGAAGCTGATCGTCGAGGCGTCCGCATTGATATGGTTCTTCAGCATCTCCGCCGTGAGCTCGAGGGCCTGCGTGAGATGTTCCTGATCGACGTCGCCCTCGATGAAGTTCATATAGGCGTCGTAGCCGCCCTCCATGCCGAGGAAGTTCTGGAAGACGAGTTGCAGGGTCGGCCACGTACTCGACATCGCATGAGTCATCGGGTCCGCGTCGGTTTCCTCACCGATCGTCTGTAATGCATCGAGCAGCGCGGTCGGGCTGTCGACCGAAGACGGATCGACGCCGGCCTCCTCGAAGACGTGAACGTTGAAGAACAGGTTGTTCATCCGGTGAGAGCCGATCGGCATCGACCGAAATTCACCGTTGAGCTTACACTGCTCGGCGGCCATGGAGTTCATCGAATCGACGTAGCCGTTCTCTTCCCAGACGTCGGTGATGTTCGCCAGCAAGCCACCGTACTGAGTGATGTTCTGTCCGGGCCAGGCTTGCCAGGCGGCCGGCGGGTTTCGGTTGGCAAGCCGCCGTGCGACGACAGAGTCGAGGTTGACGTTCCCCGTCCCGCCGATGGGGCGGAAGTTCGTCGCCATATCCGGATACTCCTCCTTGAACATCGACGTCAACTCTTCGATGGCCGCCGCGCCGTCCCCGCCGGTCCATGCGTGCAACACTTCAAGTGCAGTGTCGTTTGGTGTCGGCCCCATCTCGGTCATCCCACCAGAACCATCGCCACCACCGGTGTCCCCATCACCAGGCGTGTCGGCCGGCGCCTCAGTCGTGTCGCCGCTCCCACAGCCTGCGAGACCGACCGTCGCGAGCCCCGCTGCCGTGCCGATCACTGTTCGACGCGAAACCGAACCATCGCCAGTACCGTTATCCGATGTCATACACCTTGGTGTTCAACATACTCATATATAATTATTGTGTTCGATTTTTATTGGGGACTCTGCCGCACAAAGAGCTATGGGACCACGGGCATCGACGCGAAGGTGCAGTCCCGGACTCAGGCCGGTTCGGCGCCGCGGAGCGGGCGGTCGCCTTCGACGTCACCGAGGTCGCGGTTGTGTAGGGACTCGCCGGTCTCGCCGTCGAAGATGTGGATCGCGTTCTCCGGGAGCCCGACCCCGATGGACGCCGCCTCCGGGACGTTGCGCATTCCACTTATCGTCGCGGTCAGCTCGGCGTCAGCCCGGTCCTGTCCCTCGAAGGCAACGTGGACAGTGTTCTCGTTCCCCATTGGCTCGACCACGTCGACGACGCCCGGGAACTCGTGTTCGCCACTCGGGGCGTCTACGATCTCGATGTCTTCCGGTCGGATACCCAGAACGAAGTCCGTCTGCCCTTCCAGATTCGCGAGCGTTTCCTCTCCGAGGGGATACTCGAAGTGCTCGCTGACGAGGTGGCCGTCTTCGAGCGTCACGGGGAGGAAGTTCATCGACGGTTCGCCGATGAATCCAGCCACGAACTGGTTGTTCGGACGGTGATAACACTCCAGGGGCGTCCCGATCTGCT harbors:
- a CDS encoding ABC transporter substrate-binding protein, coding for MTSDNGTGDGSVSRRTVIGTAAGLATVGLAGCGSGDTTEAPADTPGDGDTGGGDGSGGMTEMGPTPNDTALEVLHAWTGGDGAAAIEELTSMFKEEYPDMATNFRPIGGTGNVNLDSVVARRLANRNPPAAWQAWPGQNITQYGGLLANITDVWEENGYVDSMNSMAAEQCKLNGEFRSMPIGSHRMNNLFFNVHVFEEAGVDPSSVDSPTALLDALQTIGEETDADPMTHAMSSTWPTLQLVFQNFLGMEGGYDAYMNFIEGDVDQEHLTQALELTAEMLKNHINADASTISFTEGNQQMMEGNAGCIQQGNWAYGMYRAEDSGVEYQTDWDWMAYPGTEDMYQLHIDAFTFARDTETPVKQQTWAKFVGTKDAQVAFGNLKGCIPLRTDIDTSRLTDFLALNSEHLANKEKFPPAIAHGLALPPERMDAAMTAIGNNFMGPFDVEATASALTDAVSQ